The DNA region CGAAATTAGTAATGTTGTTTAACTAGAAAGAAAACAGTAAAGTTGTGAAGAATAAGGCTGCAAGATGTCTGATATCCACACTTTCCTGTCCTGGTGGTTCTTAGTGTGTCGACTATAGTTCCAATTATGGGATTTGGCATTATGTCACTTCCTAGGAAGTGGGATTTTGATTTTAGTTAGAATTGTCTTTTTCTTTGGGGAGGGTGGTCATTTTCTCAATTTCAACCTTTGTAGATCATCcctaaaattgattatttaagaTATATAGTGGTACCTTTAGGGCCCATTTAGTGGTTAGAATAGGAAATAGGATAATTATCCTATCTTATCATGTTGTAATCTATTGTTTTATACACCTATAGGATATGATTTGTTTATCCTATTGCATATCCTATCTTGTACAGTGTATTCCCTCTTCCCATTGCCACTACCACTTTTGTCACCGTTTTCATTGCCACCACAACTCATGTTGTTGTCATTGCCACCATTGTTGCAACCACCACTACCACTGTCAGTATCACTcccaccatcaccaccaccaccatcgtcATCGCTGCAAATCTTGttaccaccattgtcaccactACCCTATCAATGTTGTCACCATTGCTACCACCACTGCTATTGCTACCACTGTCATTTTTGTTACTACTATCACTGCCGTTGTTGTCACCACCATCGCCATTTGCTACTATCATTATGTATCAAGTACatgattgaataacacaatAATGTTCTTATTTAGCTTTTACTTCCTACCTATCATATCCTGATTCCTGACCATCAAACGGGTCCATAATGTTTACAAGAACTTCAAAAGTTTCAATTTGGTTAATATGGTTACTCAGTTTATCTAATAACAGATTCATGAGATCAGGGGGGATGGCCTTATCTTAGATTACTCCTTTTAAGATTGATTTTTATTCCGTAAAAATCTATAGAGCtgtaaaataggaaaaaaagacGGTAGAAAAGTTTGTTGGTCATGTGAGGCACCTTAGTGGTCTAGGAGAGAACTTAACTAGTTCTAATTTTTGGGGAAAGAGAATGCCAAAATGGGAAGCTTCTGATAAAGCCTTAATCCTGAAATGAATCCTGCTCCCAAAAGATAGGATCATGAAATTACCAAAGCACATTATATTTGTCAATACATTTTTGGGTTGTAAATGTTTTCTCCACCATAAGTGATATAACTAGTTCAATTTGTCTTTCTATTTTGTTCCCGGACAAGATACtaacattcatttttatttgttttcaattatagAACACCAATTCTAATTATTTCATAGATGCATATACTTAGAATGCTCGACAATTGACTAAAGATATTTGTATGGATGAAATCCTTTTTAATAATAGTCATAATGGAACAATGGATTTCAAATTAGATAATGAGGGTGACTTATTTATCTTGAGCATGTTTTCTTGACTATGATATTTGTTATCTAGAAAGGGAAAGGGGATCCCAAAAAGAAGATGCTATATGTGTTAATGGATGTGAGGCCAAGGCATACTGCATTAAACTGTGTGGTGGTACTGTTTACTTTTGAGATTTGTAATTGAGACAATGCAAAATTTTCTCCATTTCTGCTGTACGTGATATCTGGCTAGAGAGTTTGAACACTAGTTAACAAGTAATAtagtaaaaaatcaattatgtaCCATCATTGATTGAGAAGCTTTTATCAGTTTTGTACATTAACCTTTCAAGTAAACAGTAAACATTTGCAATTGCATTTTCTTGAGTTTCATATAAGAACCATTACGTGCAAATGCTGcttgtttagttgttttttaatacttatgcatttcttattttatcaaGGGTGATGCTAAGATGGGTCATGGATCATCACTTTATCCTTGTAAACTATTCCCATGTTAGATAGCTAACTCTAGTTGGGTAAGATTCATCAAATTTAATGCTTACAACTAATGTTGCTTTCATGAAGGAGTACATCGTCACTTTGTCCTTTATGGTCTGATGGAATTTCTAAGGAGGAAGTTTGACAGACAATTTTCTTCTGAGGAGGTCCTACAATTGCTGGATCGGTTCTACAACTTAGAAATGCTGGTATGTTATCATTGAGTTGTGGATCTTCACATTCATCTAATAAATGTTAGTTTGTGGTTTAGGTTTTAACATTGTGCTATGGATTTTGAGAGCTGATAGTGTAGTGGTTTATCATTCTTCCTCAGAAAACAGATGATGACGAGATTGATTTGCTGACTCGCGAAGAAGAATTTTCCTTGCCTCAGAGTTTCTTTGTCAAGGAAGAAACCTGAGCAACAATTTTTGGAgtatatacattttttgtttcaacCGTTATTAATCTTTTGATGTGTACAGCTGGTTATTCTATTATTCCTTTCCCCTCTTTCCTCTTTTGGGATTATGTTCATGGTAGACCCGTTAAGTGTTGGTGGTGTTCTTATCATAATGTATTTAGCTACACTGGTTCGGATATAATGCATTTCGACTTGAGGATATTAGATCGATCATAAACACATCATGCAATTGTAatctgtttgttttattttttcacccttcaactaaatcattcaaatttataggTAGGAATTCTCACTACCGGAACGACATTTGCTGCAGGCATTGGACCTTGGACATTTAAAATGCACGGTTATTTTGACAAGCCTGTTGGTTGAGATGATGAGAACTAAAAAACAGCGTTTTGTAGAACATTGTTCTCTAAGGCCTATCTGGACTGGCTGAGTTTTTGgtttttacatttaattttcaaaatataacttgTTTAGCAAAATTAGAGTTAAAGTGGTTTTTAACTCA from Glycine soja cultivar W05 chromosome 8, ASM419377v2, whole genome shotgun sequence includes:
- the LOC114423037 gene encoding uncharacterized protein LOC114423037 isoform X2, which encodes MSSGGRAGKPKEEEQDGMSVHSPCKPPPSSASSLPKSQVELELRLLEALEIYPPMKLQGVHRHFVLYGLMEFLRRKFDRQFSSEEVLQLLDRFYNLEMLKTDDDEIDLLTREEEFSLPQSFFVKEET
- the LOC114423037 gene encoding uncharacterized protein LOC114423037 isoform X1, whose product is MSSGGRAGKPKEEEQDGMSVHSPCKPPPSSASSLPKEQSQVELELRLLEALEIYPPMKLQGVHRHFVLYGLMEFLRRKFDRQFSSEEVLQLLDRFYNLEMLKTDDDEIDLLTREEEFSLPQSFFVKEET